In Etheostoma spectabile isolate EspeVRDwgs_2016 chromosome 20, UIUC_Espe_1.0, whole genome shotgun sequence, the following are encoded in one genomic region:
- the palm1b gene encoding paralemmin 1b, which produces MAEVSQEEKLQAIAEKRKRQTEIENKRRQLDDDRRQLQHLKSKALRERWLLDGAPAEEETQKRLHEDEVKTKLLEQVILRLEQEIEELETDVPANKGVAKENGSENGVVQSSGQTPKREVTGIEAKLLGPSPDQASEDNPVTLVFMGYKTVEEEQETRTALGMEGVDGNVKAEFVVIEDGEGKAGGEAATEEQAPPNGSMAEKEKANGGGEDGEKEKEKKQTCKCCTVM; this is translated from the exons ATGGCTGAGGTGTCACAAGAGGAGAAACTCCAGGCCATCGCT gAGAAAAGGAAGAGGCAAACAGAGATTGAAAACAAGAGGAGGCAGCTGGATGATGACCGACGACAGCTCCAGCATCTCAAG TCAAAGGCACTGAGGGAACGCTGGTTGTTAGATGGAGCTCCAGCAGAGGAGGAGACTCAGAAACGTCTGCATGAGGACGAGGTGAAGACCAAACTCCTGGAGCAGGTCATCCTCAG GCTGGAGCAAGAGATTGAAGAACTGGAGACGGATGTTCCAGCCAATAAGGGTGTGGCCAAAGAAAATGGAA GTGAGAATGGAGTAGTGCAGAGCTCTGGTCAGACCCCCAAGAGAGAGGTGACAGGGATTGAGGCCAAGCTGCTGGGTCCCAGTCCTGACCAGGCCAGCGAGGACAACCCCGTCACCCTGGTGTTCATGGGCTACAAAACCgttgaggaggagcaggagaccCGCACAGCCTTGGGAATGGAAGGGGTGGATGGCAACGTCAAGGCTGAGTTTGTTGTAATCGAGGATGGGGAGGGGAAAGCAGGAGGAGAGGCAGCCACAGAAGAGCAGGCACCACCCAACGGGAGCATGGCGGAGAAAGAAAAGGCCAACGGAGGcggagaggatggagagaaggaaaaggagaagaaacagACCTGCAAGTGCTGCACGGTcatgtga